The following proteins come from a genomic window of Gemmatimonadota bacterium:
- a CDS encoding nucleotidyltransferase domain-containing protein translates to MDVDNGSLGPRIAGLLESRQEVLEAYLFGSHARGGAQLHSDIDVAVYIDEAHEDRSGFGLRAELSTVLIEGLRDNGVDLLILNHAPPVLYYHVLRDGLRVLSRDLAATTTREGQAVSRYCDFVPQLAKMEAARSSAARSGS, encoded by the coding sequence ATGGATGTCGATAATGGATCCCTGGGCCCGCGCATTGCGGGCTTGCTGGAATCCCGACAGGAAGTACTCGAGGCCTACCTGTTCGGTTCTCACGCGCGGGGCGGGGCGCAACTTCACAGCGATATCGACGTAGCCGTCTACATTGACGAGGCACACGAAGACCGGAGCGGCTTCGGCCTGCGGGCAGAACTCTCGACCGTGCTCATAGAAGGCCTTCGGGACAACGGCGTCGATCTCCTGATCCTCAACCACGCGCCTCCGGTGCTGTACTATCACGTGCTTCGCGACGGATTACGCGTTCTTTCGCGAGACCTGGCCGCGACGACGACGCGCGAGGGACAGGCGGTCTCCCGGTATTGCGACTTCGTTCCCCAGCTTGCGAAAATGGAAGCGGCGCGGTCTTCTGCCGCCCGGAGTGGATCGTGA
- a CDS encoding phosphoribosyl-AMP cyclohydrolase, whose amino-acid sequence MTTSSGSDHLEEGSKETLDFSKLRQIAGIEEDVLPVVVQDSTTKEVLILAYINRLALDESLKTGIATFWSTSRNELWVKGATSGNALGIDEVRINCEQNSVVYLVTPQGGGACHTKDSDGQYRIGCYYRRINDAGDLEFV is encoded by the coding sequence ATGACGACATCATCAGGATCCGATCACCTGGAAGAGGGTTCGAAGGAGACGCTCGATTTCTCGAAACTCAGGCAGATCGCGGGCATCGAGGAGGACGTGCTGCCGGTAGTCGTGCAGGATTCGACCACGAAGGAAGTGTTGATCCTGGCCTACATCAATCGCCTGGCCCTGGACGAATCCCTGAAGACCGGGATCGCCACGTTCTGGAGTACTTCGCGGAACGAGCTGTGGGTCAAGGGCGCCACGTCTGGAAACGCGCTGGGAATCGATGAAGTCCGCATTAACTGCGAGCAGAATTCCGTGGTCTATCTCGTGACCCCCCAGGGCGGCGGAGCCTGTCACACGAAGGACAGCGATGGCCAGTACCGGATCGGTTGCTACTATCGGCGGATCAATGACGCCGGCGACCTGGAGTTCGTCTGA
- a CDS encoding DUF86 domain-containing protein, producing MTGGRLDLVVVRRHLAELRRAVANLQQHSDVSATRLRADSDLRWMVERGLQLCTQNAIDVATHLSSSAGLDAPDYATAIDRLAELGVLPAGFTSVFRNVAGFRNVLVHGYLDVDLDVIEQILGTRLSEFETFAHHIEVWLEGRTAK from the coding sequence GTGACCGGAGGGCGCCTTGATTTGGTCGTCGTGCGTCGGCACCTGGCCGAGCTGAGACGCGCAGTGGCCAATCTGCAACAACATTCGGATGTGTCTGCCACACGGTTGCGCGCGGATTCCGACCTACGCTGGATGGTCGAAAGAGGCCTTCAACTGTGTACGCAGAACGCGATCGACGTGGCGACTCATCTATCGTCGTCAGCCGGTCTTGACGCGCCGGACTATGCCACGGCTATTGACCGGTTGGCGGAGTTGGGCGTCCTGCCTGCCGGTTTTACGTCGGTTTTTCGCAATGTGGCGGGATTCCGCAACGTGCTCGTGCATGGTTATCTGGATGTTGATCTCGACGTGATAGAGCAGATTCTGGGCACGCGTCTGAGCGAATTCGAAACTTTCGCGCATCACATCGAGGTATGGCTCGAGGGCAGGACCGCTAAGTAA
- a CDS encoding phytanoyl-CoA dioxygenase family protein, which produces MEQADLAFFRQNGFINLGKVLGDEEVDRFLNFFDEDRRKYPYFWHPYGHHQEANYDALVTTPAFDGLIRHPAVYGTIEELMGGPLCFGEIGLRSMGPYKGEFHQRWHRDKAHWLDHPLRMDYIQLMVYFTDVDEDTHCFSISPEGIDQPVLKESSAQLERGVYDLHGPAGTCALFNVSVLHTATTRPTRAVRKTAQIYYGHRDRDPLANDSGIPAALWRDSDDPETRAFYGVLNERTRLYMAAFGR; this is translated from the coding sequence ATGGAACAGGCCGACCTGGCGTTTTTTCGTCAGAACGGATTCATAAACCTCGGGAAGGTCCTGGGCGACGAGGAGGTGGATCGTTTTCTGAATTTCTTCGACGAGGACCGCCGCAAATACCCCTATTTCTGGCATCCCTACGGCCACCACCAGGAGGCCAACTACGACGCCCTCGTCACCACGCCGGCCTTCGACGGACTGATCCGCCATCCCGCTGTCTACGGCACCATCGAGGAACTGATGGGCGGTCCGCTCTGTTTCGGAGAAATCGGGCTGCGATCTATGGGACCGTACAAGGGCGAATTCCACCAGCGCTGGCACCGCGACAAGGCCCACTGGCTCGACCATCCCCTCCGCATGGACTACATCCAGCTCATGGTCTATTTCACCGACGTGGATGAAGATACCCACTGCTTCTCCATCTCGCCCGAAGGGATCGATCAGCCTGTTCTGAAGGAGAGCAGCGCGCAGCTGGAGCGGGGCGTCTACGACCTCCATGGACCCGCGGGCACCTGCGCGTTGTTCAACGTATCGGTGCTCCATACGGCCACCACGCGTCCCACGCGGGCCGTGCGGAAGACCGCCCAGATCTACTACGGCCACCGGGACCGGGATCCGCTGGCCAATGATTCGGGGATTCCCGCCGCCCTCTGGCGGGACAGCGACGACCCGGAGACCCGGGCCTTCTACGGCGTCCTGAACGAACGCACCAGGCTTTACATGGCGGCTTTTGGAAGGTAG
- a CDS encoding SDR family oxidoreductase: MSTQRAAVITGAGRGMGAAIARNLAGQGWAVSLLSPSGAAESLAGELGGIGVTGSVTDQADLKKLVDQTMDAHGRIDGVVNSTGHPPKGSLLDIPDEDWHEGLDIVFLNVVRMARLVTPIMVEQGGGSIVNISTYAAFEPEHYFPVSTAFRAALASYTKIYADNHAGDNIRMNNILPGFINSLPESEAFRSRIPMGRYGTVEEIAETAAFLLSPGSGYITGQNLRVDGGITRSV, encoded by the coding sequence ATGAGTACGCAACGCGCAGCGGTCATTACGGGAGCGGGACGCGGCATGGGAGCGGCCATCGCGAGGAACCTGGCCGGCCAGGGGTGGGCTGTCTCGCTGCTTTCCCCCTCCGGTGCGGCGGAATCGCTCGCCGGCGAACTGGGCGGCATCGGCGTGACGGGATCCGTCACGGACCAGGCCGACCTGAAGAAACTGGTGGACCAGACCATGGACGCCCACGGCCGCATCGACGGCGTCGTCAACAGCACCGGGCATCCGCCCAAGGGCAGTCTCCTGGACATACCGGACGAAGACTGGCACGAGGGACTGGACATCGTGTTTCTCAACGTGGTCCGCATGGCGCGCCTCGTCACGCCGATCATGGTTGAACAGGGCGGTGGATCCATCGTGAACATCTCGACCTACGCCGCTTTCGAACCGGAGCATTACTTTCCCGTATCGACTGCTTTCCGGGCAGCCCTGGCGAGTTATACGAAGATCTACGCCGACAACCACGCCGGGGACAACATCCGGATGAACAACATCCTGCCGGGGTTCATCAACAGCCTCCCGGAATCGGAGGCCTTCAGGTCGCGCATACCCATGGGACGCTACGGCACCGTGGAAGAGATCGCGGAAACGGCCGCTTTCCTGCTGTCGCCCGGATCCGGCTATATCACCGGCCAGAACCTGCGCGTCGACGGAGGCATCACGCGGTCGGTCTGA